GATGGGCAAGAATGTGAAATATGAAGTTGAGTATCTCTGTTGGGTCATCTTTTTCGGTATCCTCTAGAACTTTAGAAATTGATTCGTCTGGAGTTTTCGTAGAGGTGACgttttccaaaatgctGAGGATTCCATAAGCCAAATTGaggttcttcttctctttcagtAATTGCAATATTGTAATTAATAAATCGTCATCGTTCCTTATCATTCGTTTGGCCTCAACTTTGATGGATAGATACGTAAGTCCTTCCAATGACAGATCCAGGATCTCAGTCGAAGCATCAGTAATTACACCAGCAATAAAAATATCATAGGTCATGGTGAGCTGCGTACTCTTGTCTCCCATTGAGGGCATATGCCACGTTTTCACAATGACCAACGCAGTTAATGTGAGTATCAATTGAGCTCGTTCGTTCTTTGAAAACGAAACAGTAAGAAGCTTGGACAACAACTGGGAATAATGACTGTGGATGAGGTTTCGGGTGGATTCATCAATACATAAATTCGATAGCATGTAGAGTATCTTCAGTAATAAAGAACTGTTCTCAAGCTCAGCTGCATTTAAGGTTGTTAACCTGGATATATCAGTGGTTAGAAGCCgaagaaaactttcattACTAGCGTATTTGGAAACTGTCTCGGGAAAAATTACTATCAAATGGCTAACACATTCGTACAAGAAACTGTTCAATTCCTGTAACCCCACATCGTTCAAGAAACTATCCACATAATATTCAGCTGTACGTTCAAATTCACAGTAATCGGAAATCCTTTTATCAACCTGTTTTAAGTGTGCCAAAACTAGTAAAATATCTGGTCTGACCAAAGCATCATTTAGTAAATACAGCATTGACATGACTGGACCCTCAAGGTCCTCTTTAATCGAGTGAAAATTGGTGTCAATTAAgttattgaaaagttgCAGATAGGTAACAACGTGGTTAGTGGATATGGTGGACGAGCCATTTTTCTTATACCACTTCAGCAAATCCGTGAAACCTGAGCAAAAGTGGctcaaaacaaaatcagCTAGAAAGGGATCCTCATCAGCTAGCAGTGCTTGTAACAAGGATACCGTCTTCTTGTAATCAGGATCAAATATCCATAACTTGATATAAGCCGGCTGCTTGACTAACTTCTTAACCTTCTCTCTGGAATCTTTTGACTTACTCTCAAGATACTCGTCAATTGTGGCAGTCAATTCGGTAAGTTGGTCCATAATGGGGCAGAAAGTGATAGATATGATTTAGGCAGATAACCATCGCTCGTACCCTCACTGCATAAAAGCATCTGATATGAAATTTGTCGAGCACGTATGTAGACTCGAAGGGCTGGGCCAGTCAATTTAGTATACATATATTACAAACTTTTACGTCTccaccttcttcttcttcctgtCTCTCTTTCTTACACTTTGATCGTTCTTACAATCTGGACAGTACCAAATTCCAGAGGGAGGTTGTGCAGTGAGACCGACACAATCGTAGTGAAACCACTCGTATTTACAATCTGGATTGTCACACGCAATCATATCACCAAAAGATACTTGTTGGCAGAAACAATAcaactcatcttcttctcctgTTTGGTTCAATTCACTTGCGTTCTTCTTTCTATGTGTTCTTGTTGGtgctgatgatgataacGGGGGAGATTCAAACCTTGATTGCGTTCTACTAACACCATTTCTCTGTCTCTTTTTGGGTACAACTCCAGGTGTGCTGCTTTGGCTCGGAGGAACAGGAGTTAAACTACTCATCCCATCCGACATGTTCTTGTCCTCTTCAATCATATCATCTGGGGCTAGTAACCCTTCACTCTCCAATTTCTCAATATCACTTTCCAATCTGACCAAATGTTTACTGatcaaaagaagagctGTGTTGGACAGCAATATCTTCTCTTCCTGTAAAGCTTTGGCCTTTGTGAAGTCTTCATTTATCTTGCTGTACAACTGTTGTTCTTTAGGATGTTTGACTAGTGAGCCATGTTGTTTGATGTATTTATGTAATTGGTTGTCCTTTCCCTGTGTCCTTTTCCGAATCTGATACAGCGTCATATCTTTGTCCCTGAGCTCCTCCAGAAGATGAGCCAGTTCTGAAGGAAGATTGGACAGATCCTGGGTGTACTGCTCTAGAACTGTGGCAGCATCCATGGTGGGAGAGTTGAATGTTGGAACAAATTTTATTACATCGCGCTGTATACTTCCTTTACTTACATCATCGACCTATCGAACGGCCTACTCATTTCAGCATGGTCTTTTGAGGAGAATCTACCGCCCTGGCAGTTGAAATTCCTCCCGTGGAGTTCACCCTTGGCCTAGGCTTATTGAGAACACTTTTGGAGCTGACCCCCAAGTCGATGGACTCAATCGGTTTTTCTTCTACTTTTGCTCCCCTCCCAAAGATTCTGGACCTCAACGAACCAACAATATCGGGTATCCCGGTGACACTGGAGGTCTGCCAGGATACCAGTGATTTAGTTGACGCTGATTCAGAATCCACatcgttgaaaaattgattcGCTTTAGCAACGGTTGCCAAATGTTTCTCAATTAACGCAGCATTACGACTGTTGGCTTTGAATCCAATGTCCACAAAGCTGCCCACAATTGGAATCAGCTTAAACAGAAAATCGGCTATAATATTCAGCAGTATGAAGAAATGGATATCCCATGGAACTGGATTgtccaattgaaaaattagCCTGTAGATTAGCAATGAGTTGATTGCAGCTAACACATCTCCAACAACAGGAACCACAGATATAACTCCATTCCAACCGAACTTGACTCCGCAAATATTGAATAAGTAGTCTAGCCTATAggatcttctttgaatcttttggaacagTTTGGTGTCGTTATCTGAAAGCCCCACAGGTGGCTGGATATAACTGCGAATCACTTTGGAATTGGGGTCGGTAGGATCGAGTTGCACCTCCTCGTAATAAGGATCATCAAAGCCAAACCGGTTCAGCTTGGTCTCTCCAAAGAACTTTTTAGTGAtgaatttcaacaaaaatttcttcatctctgGGTTTACTTAGTGGTTGAAAATCGATAACGAGCAAAGCAATCTAGGCGAGATAGATATACCCAACTCCAAAAACAGCAAGCAATACGTCAAACAGGCAATTTTTAATTAGTGTGTACACATTATAAACATATCTAGGTTCTCTTTGTAGCTTTAGTCGAGTTCTTAGCAGCAGACGAGGAATCAGTCTTCTCAGTCTCATCTTCAGTAACCTCCTCGATCTTCTGGGTAGACTTTGTTGGTGTCTTTGCAGAAGTCTCTGGCTTCTTGCCAGCACCGGTCAATGCAAAAATCAAACCTGACCAAACGGCTACAAGGAAGGTGAAACCCGAAAAAAATGTGACCAAGTAGTAAACTGCTTCGCCCGGACGTTCCAACAAAACTGAGGGTTCTTGAACAAcatcattcaaaaaggCGTTAGCACTGACGTAATACTCCAATACAGTTTGGAAAACAGTGTCGAACACATCTGTAAAAATGTTTCCAGTAGAGTCTAAACCAGTTTCAGGTGGGGTTTCAGGCTCAAAATCTGGCTTTGGAGCATTCTTTGCAGATTCTGCttcctccaactccaatTTTGGAACAAAAGTTTCGTTTCCAATGAATTCAGCTTCCTTAATAGAATGGCCTAGGTAGATGTTGTCAAAGAGAATATCTGCATTCATGGTCCACAACTCAAAACCAAGACCTCCAATAGGTTCCAAGTTTGCTGGTTTCTTGTCTTCAAAGTAGTTAGGGTTGGCAATCTTCTTAGGGCTCCAAGGTCCCTTGTAATCAGGGTTCTCAATAAGAGGAGGACTCCACTTACCCTTGTAGTTAGGATTGGTAATATATGGAGCCTTCCAAGGGCCACATCCAATATCTGCGCATTCTGGATTTGGAATAACAGGAGCAACCCATTCGCcatcctcttcatcgtcCCAGTCTTCGGGCTTGGTGGCCTCTGGATCAGGGATGTACAATTCAGCATCTTCGTTCCAGTTTTCTGGTTTCACAGCTTCCGGATCGACGATTCGCAATGGCTCGGACTCGTCCCAATCTTCAGGCTTGACAGCATCTGGATCTGGGATCATGTCTTCATCAACCCAATCTTCGGGTTTTTGGTCTTCCGGATCGTCAATCTCCTTCGGAGCGCCAAATGGTGGCTTTATCAACTTCTCGTTCAACAAGTTACCAGCTTTAGCAACCTCACCGTTGATTctgatttcaaagtcatTATTGGGCTTGATAATCAGGGTGTATAGAGAAGTAGTCTTGACGATTCTACCCATTGGAGGAGTAGCCAATTGATGTTCCTCATATTCGCCGGTGGCTGGGTTCTTCCTCTTAATAATCAAGTGCACTTTATTCGTGGTTCCACATTTATCAGGACCAAACATGACTTGATAAGGGGTCTCGTTAGAGAACTCATTCTTGTTCAGACCCTCAGCACTCAATAATTTAACATAAGCACCTCCACAGTTCAATCCTTGTTGAAGCTTGACTTCGTATTGCAAGACCAACGTATTGTCAGTGTTGTCAAATACCTGTGGTAATTGGGCAGATATTGCGTGGTGAGCTGCCTCAGATTTCACAACCAGACCCCTGTCCTTCTTGAATCCAGGATAGACAACAGGTTCCTCAATGGCCCATTCTCCAACATAAGTGAATTCTTCATTCTTAACGGCATGGGAGATCTTCCAGGTGTCGCCGAGTTTCGGTTCCTTGTCgaattgttcaaagaaagatgacTTGTCCAACTGAGCTTCCAAGGGTCTGAACTCAGCGGGTTCGGATTCGGCTAAAGCACCAACAGCGAACAACGTAGAACTTGCAATGGTAGAGATCTTCATGACGTGGCAAAAGAACTGATGAGTAACAAGAGAAGTAGTCCGTTCAAAAAAGGGGTTCTAGGTGAGTATATATAGATGCAGTAGGATAGGGTGGTAGATCTGTTCGAAATATGATTACGTGGCGATTTCGCGTAAATTCCATCAAATTCTATGAAAGATCGTCTTGGCTAGCAGAGGAGAGAGGAGTGCAGTTGGGGGATGAAACAGATTGTAACGTCTGCTTTCGCTTCCAGGAAAGGTAGTTTACCTAAATTGTCTTGTGCATTCTAAGACGGCCTTGCTTGAACGGTTTATCGTGGAATGGAGACAACATGTGGTTTACCAGTTCTTCCCCAGAAAATCAGTGTGAACTTTATGCTTCGCGAAACTGTAGATGATTTGGGTCTCAGCAAATCAGTTACCTTCTTTCTGCTTAATTCACCCATTATGCTCCGGCTTTTCCAAAGAACTCAGTTTCAAGGTAGCAAGACTTGTCCAAGGGTGTTTTCGAAATCTTTTCATTCTCTCCCCTTCTTGAGGCAGGAGCTGATACTGAAAGTTGAACCTCTGAAACGTGATAACGAGTCGGAAGATGTCAAGAGACGCCGTCTGGTTTATCAgtcaagaaagagaggaaTCTTGGAAACAGACCTTCTTCTGTCTCGTTTCGCAAAACGCTATCTACCGACAATGAGTGTGGAAGAGATGGAAGAGTATGATGACTTATTAAACGAGTTGGATTGGGATATTTATTACTGGGCCGTGAAAAACTACGAGGTTACCCCATTGCCTGAAAAGTGGAAGGACTCCAAGATTCTCGCTAAACTACAGGAGATGAGTGCAAACAACGAAGGCGAGATCCTTCGTATGCCTAACTTAGATGATTCTCCGTGAAAAAGTGGAGTTCTGCTTGTAAATGTATTTATTTCTTCAAGGAACCTCTAGAAAGTTCCATCACCATTCATATCAGAGAATCAATGTAGCATCTGATGATGTAATCACGCTACACTCCATCGCGCTCTTGCATTCATTTATTCCTCTCTTCGCACTATCTGAGCACTTCCACCTCTTACAGATACTTTTATTGgacttttccttctttgcCGCCCAGCGTTTTACTTCTTGAAGAGCAGAGATAACACAATGCCAATCGATTATTCAAAGTGGGACAAAATTGAACTGTCCGACGACAGTGACATTGAGGTCCATCCTAACGTGGATAAGCGTTCGTTTATTAAATGGAAACAGAGAGACATCCATGAAAAGAGACTGCAACGGAACACGGAAATTAAGACTTTAAAAATCCAAAGAGAGATGTATACTCAGTTGAACAAGAGAGTTGACTCCATGCTTTCCAAGTTGGATTTGAATCAAATTGCGGATGAATCCACACgaaacagttttcttgCCTCCAACTTTGATGCCTCCGAGAAATGTACTATTGAAGAGGATCAGCAGAATAACCCAACTTATAATGAAATGGTAGAAGATTTGTTCACTCAGATTACGGAAGACATTTCTAAAGAAGGCAAAGATGCAAAGAATGGCTCGATTATTGTAGATAAGCTGAAGGAACACAGAGCCAAGATCGATGCGgtgttgaaagagattgatcCTAAATTGGACCAACTTCTACAAGAGAAAGCACTGCACATTTCAAGTGAGGATATCCATGAGGGATTTGACAGTGTGATCATTAACAAATCTGCAACCTCCAAGATTGCTTCATCTCGATCGCCTGGAGAGACTGTAAAAACTACCACAATTGAAACAATCAATAATCCCCAACCAACAGTACCACTTCCCGATATTACCAAGGCTCCGTCTCAAGAATTGAGCACTTTGGGTGAACTGGACGTTCTTGATGAGACTTTAGAgttttccaagattgatGTCAGTCAATACCGAGCGATTGCTCGTTTCTTGGATCAACATCCTTATATCATTTCtgaacaacaacaacaagcCTTGACAATGAAGGCTTTTGATGCACAACTTGAGGGCAACTCCCAAAGAGCCTTCCAAATTGTTCATCAGGCACTGGTCATCCAATACGTCAACCAATTATGCGGAGCTCGACCCAAATCAGAAATTCTTCCAAGCTACAAACCTCAGGAAACTGCGATCAAACTGTTTATAGGCAAGTTGACTGACAAGAATCATCCTGCAAGAAaagcatttgaagaagatgtcAAAAGAACCTTCACCCATATTTTGGAGAGATGCAAAATCCTCgcagaagaaaataagGCTATGGGTGAAGAACAAGTGGAACAAATTCAATTAAGATCAATGGATGAAGGTACCGAATTAATGGTTACAATTCCTCAGGAAAACACACCAGAATATGAAGCTTTCCtcaagattccaaaagtcATGCAGGATGCGCTAAGAACCTCTTCAATCGATGAGGTCAACAAAGTATTTTCCAATATGAGCGTACCTGAAGCCGAGAAGATTCTAGAGCTTTTTGATCAGTCTGGAGCCATATCAGTGGCTCAACTCTTAGAGAATGAGGAGGAGTTTGACAAACTTAAACATACGATGGGTGATCAATCCATAGATCAAGAGGTTGATAATTTGGCACTGAACGATAAGCCTAATGAAGAGGCTAAGACAGAAGACGTAGTCGATTAGAGCAACTTTTATTAAATAGTGCTTATACTTAAAATCGCTTGATTAATCCTTACCATACCTAAAGTTAATACCTATATACAAATTTAGTCCTTAATAATTTCATATTCAGCAGGCTCATCGCCATCCTCCTTACGGACAGTCTCTGCCTCAGCTTCATTCTTCTCACTTGTGATCTGTAAATCACCATCAACAAGGTCAACCTTGACAGTTGAGTTATTGGTAATCTCTCCTTGAATCAATCTAATGGAAAGAGGGTTCAGCAGCTGCTTCTTAATGACTCTGTTCAAAGGTCTAGCACCATACAATGGGTCATATCCCTTCTCTGTGAGCCATTCCTTGGCAGCGTCTGTGAGCTTGAGCTCAATTCTTCTATCAACCAATCTGTCTTGGACTTCACTCAATCTGATGTCAACAATCTTTCTCAA
This window of the Komagataella phaffii GS115 chromosome 2, complete sequence genome carries:
- a CDS encoding Calnexin produces the protein MKISTIASSTLFAVGALAESEPAEFRPLEAQLDKSSFFEQFDKEPKLGDTWKISHAVKNEEFTYVGEWAIEEPVVYPGFKKDRGLVVKSEAAHHAISAQLPQVFDNTDNTLVLQYEVKLQQGLNCGGAYVKLLSAEGLNKNEFSNETPYQVMFGPDKCGTTNKVHLIIKRKNPATGEYEEHQLATPPMGRIVKTTSLYTLIIKPNNDFEIRINGEVAKAGNLLNEKLIKPPFGAPKEIDDPEDQKPEDWVDEDMIPDPDAVKPEDWDESEPLRIVDPEAVKPENWNEDAELYIPDPEATKPEDWDDEEDGEWVAPVIPNPECADIGCGPWKAPYITNPNYKGKWSPPLIENPDYKGPWSPKKIANPNYFEDKKPANLEPIGGLGFELWTMNADILFDNIYLGHSIKEAEFIGNETFVPKLELEEAESAKNAPKPDFEPETPPETGLDSTGNIFTDVFDTVFQTVLEYYVSANAFLNDVVQEPSVLLERPGEAVYYLVTFFSGFTFLVAVWSGLIFALTGAGKKPETSAKTPTKSTQKIEEVTEDETEKTDSSSAAKNSTKATKRT
- a CDS encoding Protein containing a UCS (UNC-45/CRO1/SHE4) domain, with amino-acid sequence MDQLTELTATIDEYLESKSKDSREKVKKLVKQPAYIKLWIFDPDYKKTVSLLQALLADEDPFLADFVLSHFCSGFTDLLKWYKKNGSSTISTNHVVTYLQLFNNLIDTNFHSIKEDLEGPVMSMLYLLNDALVRPDILLVLAHLKQVDKRISDYCEFERTAEYYVDSFLNDVGLQELNSFLYECVSHLIVIFPETVSKYASNESFLRLLTTDISRLTTLNAAELENSSLLLKILYMLSNLCIDESTRNLIHSHYSQLLSKLLTVSFSKNERAQLILTLTALVIVKTWHMPSMGDKSTQLTMTYDIFIAGVITDASTEILDLSLEGLTYLSIKVEAKRMIRNDDDLLITILQLLKEKKNLNLAYGILSILENVTSTKTPDESISKVLEDTEKDDPTEILNFIFHILAHQDLMSSLLALFKDEASTSLVHNSIINLIHNIVIFKETRSIVFEQKGLDILFSHLISTKDNQAQLESQMVCIESVSKILLTSNPEVVVEKYDLIPVAFLVQLVQAYDHQKYQTRYKTIFAMHLESQVANQAVFEVIISLTNLASVPNMDLKKTISNAVLPSLPNFLISEISSIRQSMLELLSNLSDCPDCLQYVFNWSKPDTKKNYDTLLDLLYHLSTGPSQSAILSFFANASVYDLVADVLVENKDFIHYLSKVLDKQRSEEPIVERTLFILINCGQISTSKLREALPKTFNDVLNEVLRNIRSTELRKMCLEVARLSKGEN
- a CDS encoding Subunit of the NuA4 histone acetyltransferase complex that acetylates histone H4 and H2A, producing MDAATVLEQYTQDLSNLPSELAHLLEELRDKDMTLYQIRKRTQGKDNQLHKYIKQHGSLVKHPKEQQLYSKINEDFTKAKALQEEKILLSNTALLLISKHLVRLESDIEKLESEGLLAPDDMIEEDKNMSDGMSSLTPVPPSQSSTPGVVPKKRQRNGVSRTQSRFESPPLSSSAPTRTHRKKNASELNQTGEEDELYCFCQQVSFGDMIACDNPDCKYEWFHYDCVGLTAQPPSGIWYCPDCKNDQSVRKRDRKKKKVET
- a CDS encoding Essential Hsp90p co-chaperone, producing the protein METTCGLPVLPQKISVNFMLRETVDDLGLSKSVTFFLLNSPIMLRLFQRTQFQGSKTCPRVFSKSFHSLPFLRQELILKVEPLKRDNESEDVKRRRLVYQSRKRGILETDLLLSRFAKRYLPTMSVEEMEEYDDLLNELDWDIYYWAVKNYEVTPLPEKWKDSKILAKLQEMSANNEGEILRMPNLDDSP